Proteins from a genomic interval of Shewanella seohaensis:
- a CDS encoding TetR/AcrR family transcriptional regulator, with the protein MPSLLPTDTDTKPMTDKRQAILETALRLFVDQGFHGTSTASIAKQAGVATGTLFHHFPTKEALMESLFLTIKQEFADALLLKVGEGQDLKHNAETLWQSAIDWSIENPVKQLFFQQYSMSPQIAVHIREQAMNSILGFIAQLIKQGQLMGLIAHYPVDLMLENCHGQYLAATRFFIDNPELGKDKHYRDASFALFWKALQSD; encoded by the coding sequence ATGCCGAGCTTATTACCAACAGATACAGACACTAAACCCATGACAGATAAACGTCAGGCCATTTTGGAGACCGCCTTACGCTTATTTGTCGACCAAGGGTTTCATGGCACCTCGACCGCATCGATAGCCAAGCAGGCGGGCGTCGCCACGGGCACCCTGTTCCATCATTTTCCGACCAAGGAAGCACTGATGGAAAGCCTGTTTCTTACCATCAAGCAAGAATTTGCCGATGCCTTGTTATTAAAGGTCGGTGAGGGGCAAGATCTTAAACACAATGCCGAAACGCTTTGGCAGAGTGCGATCGATTGGTCGATTGAAAATCCAGTCAAACAGTTGTTTTTCCAGCAGTATTCTATGTCGCCGCAGATAGCAGTGCATATTCGCGAGCAGGCGATGAACAGCATCTTAGGCTTTATCGCGCAATTGATAAAACAGGGGCAACTGATGGGATTGATTGCCCACTATCCCGTTGATTTAATGCTTGAAAACTGTCACGGCCAATACTTGGCCGCCACGCGCTTTTTTATCGATAATCCAGAATTAGGCAAAGATAAGCATTATCGCGATGCCAGCTTTGCGCTGTTTTGGAAGGCGTTACAGTCCGATTAA
- a CDS encoding ABC transporter ATP-binding protein, which yields MLSMKNISKVFKTDLVETHALRDFNLEVNEGEFVAVTGPSGSGKTTFLNIAGLLEGFTHGDYFLDGINVSNLSDNKSAAVRNEKIGFIFQGFNLIPDLNLAENIEVPLRYRGFSAKERKRRVEQALEQVGLGARMKHLPTQLSGGQQQRVAIARALAGEPRFLLADEPTGNLDSLMARQVMELLENINQSGTTIIMVTHDPELARRAQRNIQIVDGQVCDFTMYQPDAARSASHGSVDKLVANAQG from the coding sequence ATGTTATCAATGAAGAATATCAGCAAGGTTTTTAAAACGGACTTAGTGGAAACCCACGCGCTGCGGGATTTCAACCTTGAGGTGAATGAAGGCGAGTTTGTGGCTGTAACTGGCCCTTCGGGATCAGGCAAAACCACCTTCTTAAATATCGCAGGCTTGCTCGAAGGCTTCACCCATGGGGATTATTTTTTAGATGGGATTAATGTCTCTAACCTTAGTGATAACAAGAGTGCCGCCGTACGCAACGAGAAGATTGGCTTTATCTTCCAAGGCTTTAACTTGATCCCCGATCTTAACCTCGCGGAAAACATTGAAGTGCCGCTGCGCTACCGTGGTTTCAGTGCCAAGGAGCGTAAACGCCGTGTGGAGCAAGCGTTAGAGCAAGTGGGCTTAGGTGCGCGGATGAAGCATTTACCGACCCAATTATCCGGTGGTCAGCAGCAAAGGGTGGCGATTGCCCGCGCTTTAGCAGGGGAGCCGCGTTTTCTGCTTGCCGACGAACCTACGGGTAACCTCGACAGCTTAATGGCCCGCCAAGTGATGGAATTATTAGAGAATATTAACCAATCTGGCACCACGATCATCATGGTGACCCACGATCCTGAACTGGCCCGCCGTGCCCAGCGCAATATTCAAATAGTCGATGGTCAAGTCTGCGACTTTACCATGTATCAACCCGATGCGGCCCGCAGTGCAAGCCACGGCAGTGTCGATAAACTGGTTGCTAACGCCCAAGGCTAG
- a CDS encoding CsgG/HfaB family protein, whose protein sequence is MTRFIFIALMLLSMSACSLIPKPDLNITPAQVNPVSEVMKGLQSQPGPKFPIPVAVYSFRDQTGQYKPQANVSSFSTAVTQGATSMLMQTLLDSKWFTPVEREGLQNLLTERKISNKQNGTKGDDIPVLSTARLLLEGGIISYETNTSTGGTGVEYYGIGASEMYREDLVTIYLRAVDVHTGKVMMSVSTSKRVLSQEMRAGLFRYTSLNRLAEAEVGFTTNEPVQFCVLQAIELAVAELIDKGIKQGYWSQAQVTPPAERQQELSQG, encoded by the coding sequence ATGACTCGTTTCATCTTTATCGCCCTGATGCTGCTGAGTATGTCAGCCTGTAGCTTGATCCCAAAGCCTGACTTAAATATCACGCCCGCACAGGTGAACCCCGTGAGTGAGGTGATGAAGGGATTACAGAGTCAGCCTGGGCCTAAGTTTCCTATCCCTGTGGCCGTGTATTCATTTCGCGACCAAACGGGCCAGTATAAGCCTCAGGCGAACGTGAGTTCCTTCTCCACGGCGGTCACGCAAGGGGCAACCTCTATGTTGATGCAAACCTTGCTCGACTCGAAATGGTTTACCCCCGTCGAGCGTGAGGGCCTGCAAAATCTACTGACCGAGCGCAAAATCAGCAACAAACAAAATGGCACCAAGGGCGATGATATTCCGGTGTTATCGACGGCGAGATTGCTATTAGAAGGTGGCATTATCAGCTACGAGACCAACACCAGCACTGGCGGCACTGGGGTGGAATACTATGGCATCGGCGCCTCGGAAATGTACCGTGAGGATTTAGTCACTATCTATCTGCGCGCGGTCGATGTGCACACGGGTAAAGTGATGATGTCTGTATCTACGAGTAAAAGGGTACTTTCGCAGGAAATGCGTGCAGGCCTGTTCCGCTATACCAGTTTGAATCGTTTGGCCGAGGCAGAAGTCGGTTTTACCACTAACGAACCCGTGCAATTTTGCGTGCTGCAGGCCATCGAACTCGCGGTCGCCGAGTTGATTGATAAGGGCATTAAGCAAGGTTATTGGAGTCAGGCTCAGGTGACACCACCCGCTGAAAGACAGCAGGAGTTGAGCCAAGGTTAA
- a CDS encoding sigma-54-dependent transcriptional regulator: protein MDTILIVDDNHAICQALGLMLEINGYQVLTCHTPEDALSLMATQDVDLVIQDMNFTRDTTSGEEGRQLFYALRERQQDLPIILMTAWTQLETAVELVKAGAADYMGKPWDDAKLLNSITNLIALHKLARANQQLERVNSQRQVAIADADLCGIVFGSGAMQRCIDLALQLARSDVSVLITGPNGAGKDKLADIIHANSPLKNKPFIKVNVGALPMELLEAELFGAEAGAFTGANKARIGRFEAADGGTLFLDEIGNLPLSGQVKLLRVLQTGEFERLGSHKTLKVKVRVISATNADLAQDIAEGRFREDLFYRLNVIELALPPLNQRIDDILPLVKHFVGEGFSLSKPAQQALLNHRWPGNVRELENACKRAALLAKSRVLTEVDFGLPPAHGHHQTSHQMSHHASHMSVAPLGQTRPLVTPLEPQSMANPPIEQESNETTDVSREQIEMALRQHKGVIARVAKSLGLSRQALYRRMDKFGLEK from the coding sequence ATGGACACTATTCTGATTGTCGACGATAACCATGCCATCTGTCAGGCCTTAGGCTTAATGCTGGAGATCAATGGTTATCAGGTGTTGACTTGTCATACGCCCGAAGATGCCCTTAGCCTAATGGCAACCCAAGATGTTGATTTGGTTATCCAAGATATGAACTTCACCCGCGATACCACCTCGGGTGAAGAAGGGCGACAGTTGTTTTATGCCCTGCGTGAGCGTCAGCAAGATCTGCCGATCATCCTGATGACGGCATGGACCCAGCTAGAAACTGCGGTCGAGTTAGTTAAAGCGGGCGCCGCCGATTATATGGGCAAACCGTGGGATGATGCTAAGTTACTCAACAGTATCACTAATTTAATTGCGTTACATAAACTTGCCCGTGCAAACCAGCAGCTCGAACGGGTGAATTCCCAGCGTCAGGTGGCGATCGCCGATGCGGATCTCTGCGGAATCGTGTTTGGCAGTGGCGCTATGCAGCGCTGTATCGACTTAGCCTTACAACTGGCGCGCTCCGATGTGTCAGTGTTGATAACCGGCCCCAATGGTGCGGGTAAAGACAAGCTTGCCGATATTATTCACGCCAATTCCCCTTTAAAAAACAAACCTTTTATCAAGGTAAATGTGGGCGCCTTGCCGATGGAGTTACTCGAAGCTGAACTCTTTGGTGCCGAGGCGGGGGCTTTTACGGGCGCCAATAAGGCGCGTATTGGTCGCTTTGAGGCGGCCGATGGTGGCACGCTGTTTTTGGACGAAATTGGCAATTTACCTCTGTCGGGCCAAGTGAAATTGCTGCGGGTATTACAAACCGGGGAATTCGAGCGCTTAGGCAGCCATAAAACCTTAAAGGTGAAGGTGAGGGTGATCAGTGCGACTAACGCCGACCTGGCCCAAGATATTGCCGAGGGGCGTTTCCGTGAGGACTTATTCTATCGTTTGAATGTGATTGAATTGGCCTTACCGCCGCTGAATCAACGCATTGACGATATCTTGCCCTTAGTGAAGCATTTTGTCGGCGAGGGTTTTAGCCTGAGTAAACCAGCGCAGCAAGCCCTGTTGAATCACCGCTGGCCGGGCAATGTGCGCGAGTTGGAAAACGCCTGCAAACGTGCGGCGCTGTTGGCAAAAAGCCGAGTGTTAACCGAAGTCGATTTTGGTTTACCGCCCGCGCATGGCCACCATCAAACTAGCCATCAAATGAGTCATCATGCTAGCCATATGAGTGTCGCGCCCCTTGGGCAGACTCGGCCCTTAGTCACGCCACTTGAACCGCAATCCATGGCGAATCCACCGATTGAGCAGGAGAGCAATGAGACGACGGATGTGAGCCGTGAGCAGATTGAAATGGCCTTAAGGCAACACAAGGGCGTGATTGCGCGCGTGGCGAAATCCTTAGGGTTGAGTCGCCAAGCCTTGTATCGCCGCATGGACAAATTTGGCTTAGAGAAGTAA
- a CDS encoding efflux RND transporter periplasmic adaptor subunit, with protein MIKDTSGQDKVLVPSTAKRLKLPLMIGGCTLLVSALVWASFGSDKVSQSISRSELTTATLYVGTLTRDVATTGKIVAANAPILYSTEEGTVTLLSNPGDSVSKGDVVAKLDSPRLTNQLEQAKSLLAGLESALERAKLDARRNQLQVNQTLDMASVDLEAADRESRRGDLLIQSKLISQIDYEKGKDDLHKAKLKFKHAEQEVALTKETLTFEVKNKALEMERQSLAVKELERQVDALNIKAPVSGIIGNWLTEQKTRLSANQPILTVVDLSAYEAELAVPESYADELGLGMEVELSFGEVKLMGKLSSISPEVRNREVTARVQFVQSESLKLRQNQRISARVLLEHRANVLMVKRGTFMTSGGGDEVYQVEGDIATRREIKLGSTSMSQVEVIEGGKAGDEWVISSVEPFNHAEQVKMH; from the coding sequence ATGATTAAAGATACCAGCGGCCAAGATAAAGTCCTTGTGCCATCGACCGCCAAACGCCTCAAGTTGCCTCTGATGATTGGCGGCTGCACCTTACTGGTTAGCGCCTTAGTGTGGGCCAGTTTTGGTAGCGATAAAGTCAGCCAGTCCATCAGCCGCAGCGAGCTCACTACCGCAACTTTGTACGTTGGCACGCTCACTCGAGATGTGGCCACCACGGGTAAAATTGTTGCTGCCAATGCGCCAATCCTCTACAGCACCGAAGAAGGCACAGTGACGCTACTGAGCAACCCTGGGGATAGCGTCAGCAAAGGTGATGTAGTCGCAAAGCTGGATAGTCCAAGATTAACCAATCAATTAGAACAGGCGAAATCGCTATTGGCGGGATTAGAGAGCGCCCTTGAGCGTGCCAAGCTAGATGCCAGACGTAACCAATTACAAGTCAATCAAACTTTAGACATGGCCTCAGTCGATTTGGAAGCGGCCGATCGGGAGAGCCGTCGCGGGGATTTATTGATCCAATCTAAACTGATCAGCCAAATCGACTATGAGAAGGGCAAGGACGATCTGCACAAGGCAAAACTCAAGTTTAAGCATGCGGAGCAGGAAGTGGCCTTAACCAAGGAAACCTTAACCTTTGAGGTGAAAAACAAGGCCTTGGAAATGGAGCGTCAGAGTCTGGCGGTAAAAGAGCTTGAGCGTCAGGTCGACGCCTTAAATATCAAGGCGCCGGTGAGCGGCATTATTGGTAACTGGTTGACCGAGCAAAAAACGCGTCTGAGCGCCAATCAGCCCATCCTGACTGTGGTCGATTTAAGTGCCTATGAGGCCGAGTTGGCGGTGCCTGAATCCTACGCCGACGAGTTAGGGCTCGGAATGGAGGTCGAACTGAGCTTCGGTGAAGTCAAACTCATGGGCAAGTTATCGTCGATTTCCCCCGAAGTGCGTAACCGTGAAGTGACCGCCAGAGTGCAGTTTGTCCAGAGCGAAAGCTTGAAGCTGCGCCAAAACCAACGGATCTCCGCCCGAGTCTTACTCGAACACAGGGCGAATGTGTTGATGGTTAAACGCGGTACCTTTATGACCAGCGGTGGCGGCGATGAGGTGTATCAAGTCGAAGGCGATATTGCTACCCGCCGCGAGATTAAGCTTGGCAGCACCAGCATGAGTCAGGTGGAAGTGATCGAAGGCGGTAAAGCGGGTGACGAATGGGTGATCTCCAGTGTTGAGCCCTTCAACCATGCCGAACAGGTCAAAATGCATTGA
- the pyrC gene encoding dihydroorotase: MTTLTITRPDDWHIHLRDGAQLKDTVRDISRYMGRAIVMPNLVPPAIDTETALAYYERIKAQVPAGSQFEPLMVLYLTDKTSPEEIRKAKASGKIVAAKLYPAGATTNSDSGVTDLKNIYPALEAMQEVGMLFLVHGEVTDSSIDIFDRERVFIENILSKIVADFPKLKIVLEHITTKDAVDFVTQASDNVAATITAHHLLYNRNHMLAGGIRPHFYCLPILKRNTHQQALLGAAASGNKKFFLGTDSAPHAKDRKEAACGCAGSYTAHAAIELYAEAFESVNALDKLEAFASFNGPDFYNLPRNSDTITLVKKSWDVPVSYPLGDNNVVPIRAGEQIDWQVE; encoded by the coding sequence ATGACAACACTCACTATTACTCGTCCTGACGACTGGCACATTCACCTAAGAGACGGCGCACAATTAAAAGACACGGTTCGCGATATCAGCCGCTATATGGGCCGCGCTATCGTGATGCCTAACCTAGTTCCTCCCGCTATCGATACCGAAACCGCCTTGGCTTATTACGAACGTATCAAGGCGCAAGTGCCAGCGGGCTCGCAATTTGAACCCTTAATGGTGTTGTATCTCACCGACAAAACCAGCCCAGAAGAAATCCGTAAAGCCAAAGCCTCGGGCAAAATCGTTGCCGCTAAACTCTACCCAGCTGGCGCGACCACCAACTCGGATTCTGGCGTGACCGATTTGAAGAACATCTACCCCGCCCTCGAAGCGATGCAGGAAGTGGGCATGTTGTTCCTAGTGCATGGTGAAGTGACTGATTCATCGATTGATATTTTCGACCGCGAGCGCGTGTTTATTGAGAATATCCTCAGCAAGATCGTGGCCGATTTCCCTAAGCTCAAAATCGTTCTCGAGCATATCACCACTAAGGATGCGGTCGATTTCGTGACTCAAGCGTCTGACAATGTGGCCGCGACTATCACGGCTCACCACCTGCTTTATAACCGCAACCATATGTTGGCCGGCGGTATTCGTCCTCACTTCTACTGTCTGCCTATTCTCAAGCGCAACACCCACCAGCAGGCACTGTTAGGCGCCGCGGCCAGCGGCAATAAGAAGTTCTTCCTGGGCACCGATTCGGCGCCACACGCCAAAGATCGTAAAGAAGCCGCCTGTGGCTGTGCGGGTTCCTACACGGCTCATGCCGCCATTGAGCTTTATGCCGAGGCGTTCGAGTCAGTGAATGCTCTGGACAAATTAGAAGCCTTTGCCAGCTTCAACGGCCCAGATTTTTACAATCTGCCCCGCAACAGCGATACCATCACCCTAGTGAAAAAATCTTGGGATGTGCCCGTCAGTTACCCACTTGGCGACAACAACGTTGTGCCAATTCGCGCTGGCGAACAAATCGATTGGCAGGTCGAATAA
- a CDS encoding curli production assembly/transport protein CsgE: MRSLKKRLFVCILCPLLFVSSPSVLADDDIEISGLVIDRTLTRFGKDFGFYYSSYWRELPFTQGFNVTLYETVFPQAGTVLTLEVNGTRIYTTHFGRRANPIKESAEQAILLTIDYLAQVRANAITGDFSGTTDDF; this comes from the coding sequence GTGAGATCGTTAAAAAAGCGGTTGTTCGTCTGCATCTTGTGTCCCTTGCTGTTTGTCAGTTCCCCCAGTGTTTTGGCCGATGATGACATTGAAATCAGTGGATTAGTCATAGACAGAACCTTAACCCGTTTTGGTAAAGATTTTGGCTTTTACTATTCAAGTTATTGGCGCGAATTGCCCTTTACCCAAGGCTTTAACGTGACCCTGTATGAAACCGTGTTTCCGCAGGCGGGCACGGTTTTAACCTTGGAGGTCAACGGTACGCGCATCTATACCACGCACTTTGGTCGCCGCGCCAATCCGATTAAGGAAAGCGCAGAGCAGGCCATATTGCTGACCATTGATTACTTAGCTCAGGTTCGAGCTAATGCCATTACGGGTGATTTTTCAGGAACAACGGACGACTTTTAG
- a CDS encoding ABC transporter permease produces MLHIKPILSSLLRSKSGPLLLLLQIILSVAIVANASFIIAERLNLMARDSGVVESEVFDFSIYHFDKSTDLVAQDKRDLEIIRAIPGVIDVAPTSMAPLSGGGWSSNFTLGPEERAKSTPNTGMYMSDEHFINSLGLKLVEGRNFYPQEITTELLEDGGKMIVTKAFADKVWPNETALGKSVYMGTQHFVVIGVLERLQTAWVDNKNLEFSSVLSVNYPADYKRYLVRAKSSDMARLKEVIPELLHKEYPSRVVEGFTTMGERRIEAYRDHELMATVLTMMVVLLLLITSLGVTGMVMFNIQRRTKQIGTRRALGAKKRDIISYFLVENYLLCLLGGGIGVLLAIQLGQQLMSLYSLPMLEIVYPLLTVAGLFAVTTLAVYLPARKAAKISPATATRSV; encoded by the coding sequence ATGTTACATATCAAACCTATTCTCAGCAGTTTATTACGCAGTAAAAGTGGCCCTTTGTTGCTGTTATTACAGATCATTTTATCTGTGGCTATCGTCGCTAATGCCAGCTTTATCATCGCCGAGCGCCTGAATTTAATGGCGCGGGATTCGGGGGTTGTTGAAAGCGAAGTCTTCGATTTCAGTATTTATCATTTTGATAAATCAACGGATTTAGTCGCGCAGGATAAACGAGATTTAGAGATCATCCGTGCGATCCCGGGCGTTATCGATGTGGCGCCCACCTCTATGGCTCCCCTGAGCGGTGGCGGTTGGTCGAGTAACTTTACGCTGGGGCCTGAGGAGCGCGCTAAATCTACGCCCAATACGGGCATGTATATGAGTGATGAGCATTTCATCAACTCCCTAGGACTGAAGTTAGTCGAAGGACGTAACTTCTATCCCCAGGAGATCACCACAGAGTTGCTGGAAGATGGTGGCAAGATGATCGTCACTAAAGCCTTTGCCGATAAGGTGTGGCCAAATGAGACTGCGCTCGGCAAGAGCGTATATATGGGCACGCAGCACTTTGTGGTGATAGGGGTGTTGGAGCGCTTACAAACGGCGTGGGTGGATAACAAAAACCTAGAGTTTAGCTCAGTGTTGTCGGTGAATTATCCCGCTGACTATAAACGCTATTTAGTGAGAGCTAAGTCGAGCGATATGGCCCGCCTCAAGGAAGTCATTCCCGAGCTGTTGCATAAGGAATATCCGAGCCGCGTGGTCGAAGGTTTTACGACCATGGGAGAGCGCCGTATCGAGGCGTACCGTGACCATGAGTTAATGGCAACCGTACTGACCATGATGGTGGTGTTACTGCTGCTGATCACATCCCTTGGGGTGACAGGCATGGTGATGTTTAATATCCAGCGCCGCACTAAGCAAATCGGCACTCGCCGCGCGTTAGGGGCGAAAAAACGGGATATTATCAGCTACTTCCTCGTAGAGAACTATCTGCTCTGCTTGCTCGGCGGTGGCATTGGTGTGCTGTTAGCGATTCAGCTCGGCCAGCAATTGATGAGTCTCTATAGCCTGCCGATGTTGGAGATAGTCTATCCATTGCTGACTGTGGCGGGGCTGTTTGCGGTAACTACCCTTGCGGTGTACTTGCCAGCTCGCAAGGCCGCTAAGATTTCTCCTGCGACAGCCACCCGCAGTGTTTAA
- a CDS encoding nuclear transport factor 2 family protein, whose amino-acid sequence MSQIAEQTAEALVQAQLVAYNQHDLASFVALFSDDVCIYRPPATEPVIRGKAAFSDFYQNERFNLPHLHAEILNRMVVGNKVVDHERISGIREEPFEVMVVFEVANGLIQAMWSFAAN is encoded by the coding sequence ATGTCCCAGATAGCAGAACAAACTGCCGAAGCCTTAGTGCAAGCCCAATTAGTCGCCTATAACCAACACGATCTTGCAAGCTTTGTCGCGCTCTTTAGCGACGATGTTTGTATTTACCGCCCACCCGCCACTGAGCCCGTGATCCGAGGCAAGGCCGCCTTTAGTGATTTCTATCAGAATGAACGCTTTAACTTGCCGCATCTGCACGCCGAGATCCTCAATCGTATGGTGGTCGGCAATAAGGTGGTCGATCACGAACGGATCAGCGGCATCCGCGAGGAGCCCTTTGAAGTCATGGTGGTCTTTGAAGTCGCTAATGGCCTTATCCAAGCGATGTGGAGCTTTGCCGCTAACTAG